Genomic window (Arctopsyche grandis isolate Sample6627 chromosome 5, ASM5162203v2, whole genome shotgun sequence):
AAACGCGTTATACAATATCATTCCTGATATTATATCCAGACTAAGCGATCCAACTATCGGACTCCCTGAAGATGATTTCAGAACaattttaaagtaatatttcctttcatataaattatcatatgttttaaaaagggaacaatttaaacgtccattttataaaataaatttgcatttaaaaaaaaatttgtacattaacactatgacggccgctgactcatatttgtatcatgttgggtgcacaaagCTTACTGGCCGCATGACACATGATTAACGACTGTGCGAACTGTTTCAgtcaatcgtttgtggccgtcacgttttcgtcaatcgtttgtggccgatgatacaattttgtatcacgttttcgtcataaacgACACAAACAGTTCGCACAGTCGtgaatcaaatatgtatgagcggtgtgcacccaacatgatacaaatatgagtcagcagcCGTCATAGTGTTgaaaaaagtttctgtacattacaaaaaatttgtgtgcatttctgaatgacggatacagattgcgttagaaactttgctttgatcattgaaaaaaatatttgctacttaaatgtGTAAACAGTCGACAGTTGTCAATAacggaagactgcaacgttgccactttttgtatctataCTAATGCTAAAACCTATTTTTTCAAATGATCGTATGATttatggtcactttataatgccaaaatattttattcgatgcacaatacgagattgatGCCGAAAgtaatgcaaaattttaatgcacaaacattttttttaagatacacagtatttttctcaatgtacagttaaatcgtacccttttaaaaattttatttatttttttattaatttacagaTACGTAATGTCACTCATTCAGAAAGACCGTCAAATGGAGGCGTTAGTTGAAAAATTATGTTTGAGGTTTAAATTATCCAATGACGAGAGACAATGGCGGGATCTAGCATATTGCCTGTCACTCTTTTCATACAATGAACGTTCTATTAAAAAGTTAATCGAAAATATGGATTGTTATAAGGATAAGCTGTTCACGAAAGAAGTTTATCATTGTTTTAAGACTATTATATCGAACACGAATAAGCTCGCTAAACCGGATCTCAAAGTGAGTATAAATTGCCGCGTAATGTTGATGCAGTTGttgcaataattaaaatattttttttgtatttcaaaaGACGGCAGTAGCTGAATTGAGTGATAAGATCGAAGAGAATTTCGCAATTCGAGAAGGCGGCGATGATCAGAATGCAGTTGAAGATAATGGCAGGGATAAAATGCCGGCAACTCCTAAAGCTCGTAAAGTTCAAAGGCGACCTCGCGCTCGAAAGTCGAGCAGTGGTAGTGACTTTGAATCTGATAATGACGTTGAAGTATGTATTGTTTTATGatatttatcacattttttcattacaaatatgtaaatcgattttttttcgtactAGAATGTAACTCCcgttaaaagtaaaaattcaaatgaCAACAATGCACGTACGTCAGCAAGGAAAAGAAGACCTCTTCAATATCAAGATAACGTATCTGATGATTCTGGtctgtataatatattacacatattgttgtaaatgcataatacataaatgtttttaaattcatttattctTTTATACTTTTAGAAGAGGAGGATGAAGTTATTCGGAAAAAAccagttgaaaaaaatagtgtgttTAAAAAGCCAGTCGGTCGAGCTACtcgtaaaagaaaataattgcataattaatttaaatgttataaatatattatatgtattgttaatGAATTGCATGATTTAATATTCTTATtacctttttttgtatatatgatgCGAATTCTctgcatttttaataaatgtttaatttatatgttgtttatttttaatttaatgatcaTATTAGAAGCCTAAAGCTAAAATACAAAGCCTAAGCAGCAATAAAAAATTGGGAAGGGAAGAGGACGGGCAGCATACAAGTAACATCCTATACGTTTCGATTAATCATTCATCCTGGGCTTTCTAGTATAGGGCGGGTTAAAGGtttggaccgtttcccggcctatggaaattcagttgtattttgaagaggatctttattactcaaTTAAtgcaggtgtatttgtatgtacaacgAAGTAGGGGATTCGCTGGAACGAgccaggtcgagttcctgaagctcactggcatctggggacgatgcgctagtttataaaggtgttgcttgaacaacgtgtagctgggctggtgagatcatgttctggaagattccaacGGGGTGGAGGTCTTCCTTTGTCTTGTATGTTTGATGCatagttgcgtagctccttgggatttcccgtgtactcgtgattgcgtatctggagcgagtctaatcgcctttatgggtaagctggacgaagtatttcggctacggtgtcatttgtacagatttagtgcgatgagggaaataggtgatatcatcgacctagtttcgtatggtacaagtcgtgctatatccctACACTAGCAACATTAAAATTGTCCACGTGAGCCATAAAaagggtaaacggattattgcgatcgcgcgcacgacaatcgttgccacaaaaatcgcgaatacggaatatcggGCACTCGACGTTCTCGTTAGTACATTATTTCGCGTGATTGatagagtttttgggtgccagatgttccgtgatcaagaTTTTAGTAACCTGCGTGAGATCACTTTTtgcagaataatcaccgaaccataaaaGGCCTTAGGTAATCTATTACAGGAAATGATTTTATTCGAAACTAGTGTAAAGTTTGCCATTGGTAACACTGACTAAATGAGACTAAATTTGCACAATGGTAACATTATGAATCAATTTGTACCGGTTGCTGTCAATTGATGTCGATAAGGTTACACATATAGTATTTCACAATTCTTGCTTCATCAATATTAAAtcgatacaatacgatcaaacTTGCAAATATATAACGAATCGTCATTTTCATCAAAAACctcatacatacttacatttgataataaagaaatattgtaagcaaatacaatatctgtgtttaaaataaaatatacataccatGAACGTGTAAGTAAGACGAGtatcaaaatgttaaaaattgacCATTAAATCATATTACTAATCGCACGTAGAACTCTATCGACCCGGATTATACTGATGGCCGGATGTCACGGGGGAGTCTGCTTCGGCGGAGTATATCCTACGTCGCAGGTTCGCAGGCAAAATATAACCAAGGATAAAATACCTTGGTTAGAGAAATTTCCAGAATACTCACCACCGTATTTCGATTCGGATAGATTAGACGGAAAACCATGGGCAGATCCCGTCATAAGTAATCGAATCAAAATTATACTACACAAACATGACATACTTTAGATTCATGTGAGATCATTTTAGAAGCTGGCTCCTTCAAATGGAACGTGAAAGATAGCACGGTGGATCGGCGAAGCTTTGAAGGCGATTATACAATCGAAGACGGGTATCCGTTGAATCCTGCAGGACGCACTGGCTTACGAGGTCGAGGTCTGTTGGGACGATGGGGACCCAACCATGCTGCTGATCCTATAGTGACGCGATGGAAGCGAGACGATAACAAAACAATTGTACAAAATCCCATCACAAATAAGTGCGTCAATTACGACTTATTTTTGAGcagtgtttatgtacatatatatcgtatTATAATGTTGGATTTGATCCAGGTCCATACTCCAATTGATCGTAATTAAACGACGAGATAACGGCATGTGGGCACTGCCCGGTGGAATGGTAGATTCGGGTGAAGAAGTATGCTCGGCGGCGATAAGAGAATTTTTAGAAGAGGCTACGAATAGTTTGCAAAAGTCGCACGGTAATATAATATTCTCATTGAGATGATGTTGTGTTGaatggtgttttatattatgcgTCTTGTTTTTTAGATGATAATATAGCGTTGAAGTCTCAACTTGAAGATTTCTTTTGCACTGGAAAGGAAGTGTATAGGGGATATGTCGACGACCCGAGGAACACAGACAATGCCTGGATGGAAACAACTGCTTTTAATTTTCATGACAATACTGGTGATACTGTTGGAGATATTGCGTTGACAGCTGGTGATGATGCTGTCGGAGCAAAGTGGATAGACGTTAACAAAGAACTTTCATTGCATGCATCGCATATTGACTTTGTTCATAAGGTTGCAGAAATACTACAAAGCGATTggtgaaataaatatgtatatcaaaataaaaaaatgaaaataaatgtgatactattttaatctatttacacaattttaatttatatacaattccaatttttatatttcaagtaaaaaaaGTGTTGATATAaacgattaaaaaaattcaacttttCAGAAATCAAACTGAGATTCTCAAATATCAGTTTAACATTACCAGTCTTCGGCGTCAGTCTGAAAACGTTTCATCATTTGTGAATAGAATATAAGTATAGTGTTTTATCGAGTCGACTCCCGAGACATTTGATAGCAACGTATATCGTTGGTAAGTCTTAATAAGTTTTGCGAGAACGACGGCAGatcctataaaataaaatgaaattttaaatcaattaataaaaccaGTACGAGATCAAATCCTCTATGATAGATTAACATTCACCGTTTCCTTCGAGATTGTGAGTAGTTCTTGTATCTCATTAGCGGCGAGATCTTGCAACGTCCCCAAAAATGATGGCAAGAATGTATTGAAATATGCAGCAAAATCAATAGCGGCTAAATTATAACACGTCGTCACGACTTCCTCTTGAAGAAGGGTTCCGACTGCCGTCCGTTGCAATAAAATTCGAAGCAAAATTCCTAAAGTATGACCGTATAACTCTTGCTGAAACGCCAACTGGAATTGcgaaatgtaattttatactcactataatataaaaaaagaccgtacacaatttaaaattacCTTTGTATATAACTTATAGCGAATATTAAGAAAATCCATAGTGCGGAAGTTGAGACGGGCCACCTCAATGTTGTCACATGTGAACGATGATATGATAGCCCGCATTATGGCGCAGAAATGCGATAGATGATCTGTTTGCGCTCCATCACCAGCGCCTTCTGGTCCGACCGGAGACCAACCTTGCCTTACACATGACGAATAAAAATGTTGCCATCTGTTCAGCAATATACTAAAAAACGACATCAAATTGAAATAATCAGTCATTTCAGTTACGGTAAGCATGCTTGTAGAGGATAACGAGGAAAATGACAAACCTGCCAAATAAATCGAAAAGCGCATACACTACATCCGTATCAGTATCGTTTCCTTGAACGAGAGGAAGTATATGCTCTAAACACATAGTCAGGACTTCTTCAAGAGCAGTACTATTGGCTAAAGAGCCTCCTTCTACGCCTACTTGTAGTACACATAACAACTGTTGCAAAGCTCCACGTTGTTTTCTGTTAAATAATTAGAATTTTTCTATGGATATAAACAACTTCATTGATAGCACTGAACGacaacaaaaaattaccagagcggagactgatcaatctttactaagtttgaccaatagaattcgaatatgaaaatcatttttgttggtttttctcgtttatgagatatgcggttttaaaaaatgcgcaatttttacagatattTGGCTTCTGCAGTCTTAAAACTTAAAATCTAGTGTTGTTGAGCAATAAGTGAGTATTCTTCTTATTTATGTGTCTTGTCTTCTGAGAACGTCGGCAACTAGACTTCCCATCTGTACTCTGTCTATGGCTGCTCGAAATAGTGCTCGGGTGCTGAGACCGTACCAAGATGTTTTCTGACTGCGTTGGCCTACGATTTTTCCCTGGATTACTTGGCGCAAGAGATCGTATTTCTTGTTCCGCATTACATGTCCAATTTGCGCCGTTTCACATTGAATACTTCGACATGTTTTCCCATCAGGGTCAGCACCTCGGCATTGGTTcgacgcgccatccatgagattctcagcatccttctCCATGTCCACATCTTAAAGGCCTGTAGTTTTTTACACATAGTATCTGTCAGGGTCCATGCTTCTACCCCATAAAGAAGGATACTGAAAACGTAGCATCGTAAAAGTCCAAATCGGAGTGCTATGCTGAGATCACGTGTGGTTaggacatttttcatttttaagaatGCACATATTGCTTGCTCCATTCAAACGCGAACGTgaagtaagtattggaatcaataagcagatgtattttctatttattgtgattttttattgctttaaaatatttataattaaatatctagcggattttaagtcaaaattatacttttttttaacacaattttttccgtaatattattagttcatttcgctaatttttcactttaccacgGTTCAAGGTGTAAAAAGAAGAATTTCTACTCTAGAGCATCATTCGATCTCACTCGCTTACGTTCACTTAAAGAGCGATGAGCACCCCTGCCTGGaacatttcataattttatttaaagtcaTTTATCGCTCTAAAAAGCACGatctgataaaaaaaatctattgagattgaaaaccaattcttgtaaacgtagtgaaatataaaacttgGCCAAGAAATGCATGATagtacaagaaaaaaaaaatttgaagttttaaaattcgctagataattaattttaagtatttcaaagcaataaaaaatcagtatcattagaaaaaacatctggctattgattgcaatactcacttttggcacatcaatactagattttgaattaaagactgcaaaagccaaaaatctgtaaaaattgcgcatttttttaaaacttataaaCGAGAggaaactaacaaaaataattatcatattcgaattcagtgggtcaaacttagtaatgatTGATTAGTAtctgctccggtaagtaaaaaacgttgttattttttgttgctcagtacaATTTTGAATCCACTCGCATGATATTTACCTTTTTGCAACatctaaaaacatatgtatcgAATTCCGAATGAAAACATTGCCTAGCTGTTGATGCAATGAATGTAACAGTGCTAAAAACATTTCAAGTACAATCGGAGCTACATTGTTCTCTTCGTAATTATTAGCTTCGTGACTAGAATATTGAAATACTTCCAAAGCCGCATGAACTGGTTTCTGAAAATGattatacaataaattcaaataaacagtccaccaaaacaaaatatatcataacaaacataaaacaaatgaatgtgttATTAGTAATGCATTAAAActgaatattacatacatatctattaaacgattttaaacatgATAGGAtgaataaatatgaatgaagcaaaacaaaaaaaaaccttcgaaCGATttgatccaattttttttcaaacaaaaaataacacTATAGAGAAAAGGGGTAAAAAAATTTTCAGACCTCTACAGCGGCCGCCAATATTTTTTTAGCATTCGTAGGATGATCGGCGAAATATCTTAGTAAATGTGTGAGTGAAGGAAGACATGCAAGACGCTGGACGGGCGTACTGCTCGGTAACGGCGTCATGAGAGACGAGCACCACCCGCCGACAAGTGATGAACAAGCCTGCAGCCGTTTAGCGTCGACAGACCCGCTCGTACTGTCGGAAGCTTCCATCGGACACTCGAGGATCATCGTGCAGAGCGCTTGCCTGACCACAGACCCCGTCTAAAACCACCAATATCAACAATAAAACAATACGCAGACGTGCTACCGGCTAATGGATTCATGTATGTACCTTGAATTGAAGATGATTCAATGAGCGTTGAGCTTGTAAATATAAATCGGGAATGTATTGCAATGGTTCGGCAGGACGCATCGATACCGTGACACTCAAAAGCATGTGGGCTGAAGCGTGGACTAGAACTGGTGGAAactacaaacaaaaatattaatcgTGTATTTATTAGAGTATctttcagttgtaatgtattttgactagttggaatatattccatctaacctggtaccaagtACCGTTACAGTTGAAGGATATTTTCagtcgtaatatattttaactagttggaCTATATTCCGCCTAACCCACACAAGtttattcatatggcgaattataatccaactggtcaaaatataaaacagctgaaaatacagttcaactataagttggtactaggttagatggagaggttaggttttcgtgaaaacgtcactcgactagtaaattaagttggaaagtcacttttttgttttgtacacattcttagagttgtcGTAATACGAtaatcattacctttattcgtaatataatatatttcatctaGCCTGGTACCAagtaccgttatagttgaaggatattttcagtcgtaatatattttaactagttggaatatattccgtctaacccataCAAGtttattcatatggcgaattataatccaactggtcaaaatataaaacaactgaaaatacagttcaactataagttggtaccaggttagattttcgtgaaaacgtcactcgactagtatattgagttggaaagtcacatttttgttttgaaaacattcttaaaaatatcgtaatacggtaatcattacctttattcgtaatacctagcaaatataaaCGCATCGtagaattctaaagcattcgtaaaaatacAACAGCTGTCAAAAcccaatttttatattacaactggcgcacattgttgaaagtgtatttgcgcttgtagagttgAATTgtgttcgaatatgaatgacataAAACGCTAGTTGAAATATAtctcaactgaaaatacacttctactgtaacatatacaaacgACTAGTTTTTTTATGCACAAACAATTTAGTATAAGTTtaacggtgaccggaaaaatgcactcgagatagttgcactctcgagacatccaaactttgaaagatgctcaaagagaactaacgcaatagaattccacaaaaaagcgtcaaggtttatatttgtattgtatgttatccgagggtgctaacctttgtttgtggaattatattgcgtaagttctttttgagcgcctttgaaaattaggactgcGAAaatcgaaactgcgccactattcagtgcaatttagttcATCTTTCCGGGTAccaagtttaagtattctcaatcgctTGTTCCATTcctctatgtatatatgcttaCTCTgggttacaatatttttaatattagcagaAACGGAAATTATAATAACATTGTAATGTGGCTTCCAAAGGATTGCCTTTTTAAATACTtgacgttttgacatctcaaaggttttgaaaaCAGGTTTTTACACCTGGTGAATCTATTTTAAGATaccttttgactgttagcacttaaatgCAAACCAATAGAGTATGAACAgattagtatgttcatgaac
Coding sequences:
- the LOC143911488 gene encoding ADP-ribose pyrophosphatase, mitochondrial isoform X5, whose translation is MAGCHGGVCFGGVYPTSQVRRQNITKDKIPWLEKFPEYSPPYFDSDRLDGKPWADPVIKAGSFKWNVKDSTVDRRSFEGDYTIEDGYPLNPAGRTGLRGRGLLGRWGPNHAADPIVTRWKRDDNKTIVQNPITNKSILQLIVIKRRDNGMWALPGGMVDSGEEVCSAAIREFLEEATNSLQKSHDDNIALKSQLEDFFCTGKEVYRGYVDDPRNTDNAWMETTAFNFHDNTGDTVGDIALTAGDDAVGAKWIDVNKELSLHASHIDFVHKVAEILQSDW
- the LOC143911488 gene encoding ADP-ribose pyrophosphatase, mitochondrial isoform X3 produces the protein MSIRTLSTRIILMAGCHGGVCFGGVYPTSQVRRQNITKDKIPWLEKFPEYSPPYFDSDRLDGKPWADPVITGSFKWNVKDSTVDRRSFEGDYTIEDGYPLNPAGRTGLRGRGLLGRWGPNHAADPIVTRWKRDDNKTIVQNPITNKSILQLIVIKRRDNGMWALPGGMVDSGEEVCSAAIREFLEEATNSLQKSHDDNIALKSQLEDFFCTGKEVYRGYVDDPRNTDNAWMETTAFNFHDNTGDTVGDIALTAGDDAVGAKWIDVNKELSLHASHIDFVHKVAEILQSDW
- the LOC143911488 gene encoding ADP-ribose pyrophosphatase, mitochondrial isoform X4, whose product is MNVTLSTRIILMAGCHGGVCFGGVYPTSQVRRQNITKDKIPWLEKFPEYSPPYFDSDRLDGKPWADPVITGSFKWNVKDSTVDRRSFEGDYTIEDGYPLNPAGRTGLRGRGLLGRWGPNHAADPIVTRWKRDDNKTIVQNPITNKSILQLIVIKRRDNGMWALPGGMVDSGEEVCSAAIREFLEEATNSLQKSHDDNIALKSQLEDFFCTGKEVYRGYVDDPRNTDNAWMETTAFNFHDNTGDTVGDIALTAGDDAVGAKWIDVNKELSLHASHIDFVHKVAEILQSDW
- the LOC143911488 gene encoding ADP-ribose pyrophosphatase, mitochondrial isoform X2, with translation MNVTLSTRIILMAGCHGGVCFGGVYPTSQVRRQNITKDKIPWLEKFPEYSPPYFDSDRLDGKPWADPVIKAGSFKWNVKDSTVDRRSFEGDYTIEDGYPLNPAGRTGLRGRGLLGRWGPNHAADPIVTRWKRDDNKTIVQNPITNKSILQLIVIKRRDNGMWALPGGMVDSGEEVCSAAIREFLEEATNSLQKSHDDNIALKSQLEDFFCTGKEVYRGYVDDPRNTDNAWMETTAFNFHDNTGDTVGDIALTAGDDAVGAKWIDVNKELSLHASHIDFVHKVAEILQSDW
- the LOC143911488 gene encoding ADP-ribose pyrophosphatase, mitochondrial isoform X1, giving the protein MSIRTLSTRIILMAGCHGGVCFGGVYPTSQVRRQNITKDKIPWLEKFPEYSPPYFDSDRLDGKPWADPVIKAGSFKWNVKDSTVDRRSFEGDYTIEDGYPLNPAGRTGLRGRGLLGRWGPNHAADPIVTRWKRDDNKTIVQNPITNKSILQLIVIKRRDNGMWALPGGMVDSGEEVCSAAIREFLEEATNSLQKSHDDNIALKSQLEDFFCTGKEVYRGYVDDPRNTDNAWMETTAFNFHDNTGDTVGDIALTAGDDAVGAKWIDVNKELSLHASHIDFVHKVAEILQSDW
- the LOC143911488 gene encoding ADP-ribose pyrophosphatase, mitochondrial isoform X6; protein product: MAGCHGGVCFGGVYPTSQVRRQNITKDKIPWLEKFPEYSPPYFDSDRLDGKPWADPVITGSFKWNVKDSTVDRRSFEGDYTIEDGYPLNPAGRTGLRGRGLLGRWGPNHAADPIVTRWKRDDNKTIVQNPITNKSILQLIVIKRRDNGMWALPGGMVDSGEEVCSAAIREFLEEATNSLQKSHDDNIALKSQLEDFFCTGKEVYRGYVDDPRNTDNAWMETTAFNFHDNTGDTVGDIALTAGDDAVGAKWIDVNKELSLHASHIDFVHKVAEILQSDW